A window of Myxococcales bacterium contains these coding sequences:
- a CDS encoding 4-hydroxy-tetrahydrodipicolinate reductase: MGRAVLRLASHYGLDVVFALAKDDAGRDAGELAGHGKTGIVVTEDVGLLVESGAKVAIDFSHPTALPGIVSACRAAKVALVSGTTGIDDEGRALLDEASREIPVLWEPNMSVGIFVLSAVVKQAVTMLGLDFDVEVVEAHHHHKADAPSGTALRLAEVAVAARKGLGAESRLVHGREGKKATRAADEVGMHAMRGGDVIGDHTVHLLGGGERLELTHKASSRDLFAKGALRSAAWILGKAPGRYTLADVLG; the protein is encoded by the coding sequence ATGGGGCGCGCCGTCCTCCGGCTCGCCTCGCACTACGGCCTCGACGTCGTCTTCGCCCTCGCCAAGGACGACGCCGGCCGCGACGCCGGAGAGCTCGCAGGGCACGGAAAAACCGGCATCGTCGTCACCGAGGACGTCGGCCTGCTCGTCGAGTCGGGGGCCAAGGTCGCCATCGACTTCTCCCACCCGACAGCGCTCCCCGGCATCGTCTCGGCGTGCCGCGCCGCGAAGGTGGCGCTCGTGAGCGGGACCACGGGCATCGACGACGAGGGCCGCGCGCTCCTCGACGAGGCGTCGCGGGAGATCCCGGTGCTCTGGGAGCCGAACATGAGCGTCGGCATCTTCGTGCTCTCGGCCGTCGTGAAGCAGGCGGTCACCATGCTCGGCCTCGACTTCGACGTCGAGGTGGTCGAGGCCCATCACCATCACAAGGCCGACGCTCCGAGCGGTACGGCGCTCCGCCTCGCCGAGGTGGCCGTCGCGGCGCGCAAAGGGCTCGGGGCCGAGTCGCGCCTCGTGCACGGGCGCGAGGGAAAAAAGGCCACGCGCGCGGCGGACGAGGTCGGTATGCACGCCATGCGCGGCGGGGACGTCATCGGCGATCACACCGTGCATCTGCTCGGGGGTGGTGAGCGCCTCGAGCTCACGCACAAGGCGTCGAGCCGCGACCTCTTCGCGAAGGGGGCGCTCCGCTCGGCCGCGTGGATCCTGGGCAAGGCGCCCGGGCGCTACACCCTCGCCGACGTGCTCGGCTGA
- a CDS encoding 4-hydroxy-tetrahydrodipicolinate synthase: protein MATHALRGTHTALVTPFLDDGKVDVASFEKIVDAQIAGGISGLVPCGTTGESPTLEADEQLDLVRRCVAAAKGKGVKVVAGTGSFSTKKTIEASVAAEKAGADAVMVVVPYYNKPTQEGLFAHFVAVAKAVSCDVVVYNIPGRTGIDLAADTLLRICEAAPNVTATKEATGNVLRAQELVRRTDGKLTVLSGDDGLTLPMISVGAQGVISVTSNLFPGHVSRTTKLALEGSWEAARAAHFALLPVHEIMFVEANPGPVKAAMAAAGLGSENVRGPLAKVSEASREKVLSVVKSFLSKAGPDPRVS from the coding sequence ATGGCCACCCACGCACTCCGCGGCACGCACACGGCGCTCGTCACTCCCTTCCTCGACGACGGAAAGGTCGACGTCGCCTCCTTCGAGAAGATCGTCGACGCCCAGATCGCCGGCGGCATCTCGGGGCTCGTTCCTTGCGGCACCACCGGAGAGAGCCCGACGCTCGAGGCCGACGAGCAGCTCGACCTCGTCCGGCGTTGCGTGGCCGCCGCCAAAGGCAAAGGCGTGAAGGTCGTCGCCGGGACCGGCTCGTTCTCGACCAAGAAGACGATCGAGGCCTCGGTCGCCGCCGAAAAAGCCGGCGCCGACGCGGTCATGGTCGTCGTCCCTTATTACAACAAGCCCACGCAAGAGGGGCTCTTCGCCCACTTCGTCGCCGTGGCCAAGGCCGTCTCGTGCGACGTGGTCGTCTACAACATCCCCGGTCGCACCGGCATCGACCTCGCCGCCGATACGCTTCTCCGCATCTGCGAGGCGGCGCCCAACGTGACGGCCACCAAAGAAGCGACCGGCAACGTGCTCCGCGCCCAGGAGCTCGTGCGCCGCACGGACGGCAAGCTCACCGTCCTCTCGGGCGACGACGGCCTCACGCTCCCCATGATCTCCGTGGGCGCCCAGGGCGTCATCAGCGTGACGTCGAACCTCTTCCCGGGCCACGTCTCGCGCACCACGAAGCTCGCCCTCGAGGGCTCGTGGGAGGCCGCTCGCGCGGCGCATTTCGCGCTGCTCCCGGTCCACGAGATCATGTTCGTCGAGGCGAACCCCGGCCCCGTCAAGGCGGCCATGGCCGCCGCGGGCCTCGGCTCGGAGAACGTGCGGGGCCCGCTCGCGAAGGTGAGCGAAGCGTCGCGCGAGAAGGTGCTCTCCGTGGTGAAGTCGTTCCTGTCCAAGGCGGGCCCGGACCCGCGCGTCTCGTGA
- a CDS encoding DUF1957 domain-containing protein produces the protein MSTGCLAVVLHAHLPYVRHPEHARHLEERWFYEALIECYLPLVDMFDRLAAEEIPFALTMSLTPPLAAMLTDDLLCRRFEDHLGRLRELVEREGERAGLDPRIGPVIDFYRDHLTMVLGTWKRHGGRVVDALVRHWDAGRIELLACSATHVYGPGMLPAREGLGPQLTLGMRAFESLVGRKARGAWLAECAYHPAFDRELAEAGVKYTVLDTHGLTNAEPRPPYGVHAPVVSPSGVAFFGRDPESSRVVWSRHEGYPGDVYYRDFYRDIGFDLPESELYGEVGPYGARLMTGLKYYRITGETAHKEPYMPGEAKSRAWEHAGHFVAGRKAQVAHLAAHMPHEPVVLAPYDAELFGHWWFEGPWFLEGVFRRLAAEGAGVVEAVTLGGYLARQPFAVVSTPAASSWGAGGYGEVWVGPESAWTWRHVHHATRWAAKLVRDHRGVNGYRGLALDQMVRELLLLQSSDWAFILKTGTATGYAEARIRAHTRRLRHLGYLVEKAVWEPEDVAFVDDVSSRDAFLARLPARELRGAFG, from the coding sequence ATGTCCACGGGCTGCCTCGCCGTCGTGCTCCACGCGCACCTTCCGTACGTGCGGCACCCCGAGCACGCGCGCCACCTCGAAGAGCGCTGGTTCTACGAGGCCCTCATCGAGTGTTACCTGCCGCTCGTCGACATGTTCGACCGGCTCGCCGCCGAGGAGATCCCCTTCGCGCTCACGATGAGCCTCACGCCGCCGCTCGCGGCGATGCTCACGGACGACCTCCTCTGCCGTCGCTTCGAAGACCATCTGGGGCGCCTTCGTGAGCTCGTCGAGCGGGAGGGGGAGCGTGCGGGTCTCGATCCGCGGATCGGGCCCGTGATCGACTTCTACCGCGACCACCTGACCATGGTGCTCGGGACGTGGAAGCGGCACGGCGGGCGTGTGGTCGACGCGCTCGTGCGCCACTGGGACGCAGGGCGCATCGAGCTGCTCGCGTGCTCGGCGACCCACGTCTACGGGCCCGGGATGCTCCCCGCGCGAGAGGGGCTCGGCCCGCAGCTCACGCTCGGCATGCGCGCGTTCGAGTCGCTCGTGGGGCGAAAGGCGCGTGGGGCGTGGCTCGCCGAGTGCGCGTACCACCCCGCGTTCGACCGCGAGCTCGCGGAGGCAGGTGTAAAGTACACGGTCCTCGACACGCACGGCCTCACGAACGCCGAGCCGCGCCCGCCGTACGGGGTGCACGCGCCCGTGGTGTCACCCTCGGGAGTGGCGTTCTTCGGGCGCGATCCCGAGTCGAGCCGGGTCGTGTGGTCGCGCCACGAGGGGTACCCGGGGGACGTGTACTACCGCGACTTCTACCGCGACATCGGCTTCGATTTGCCCGAATCGGAGCTGTACGGAGAGGTGGGACCGTACGGCGCGCGGCTCATGACGGGCCTCAAGTACTACCGGATCACCGGCGAGACGGCGCACAAGGAGCCGTACATGCCCGGGGAGGCCAAGTCGCGCGCGTGGGAGCACGCGGGGCACTTCGTGGCCGGTCGCAAGGCGCAGGTCGCGCACCTCGCGGCGCACATGCCGCACGAGCCCGTGGTGCTCGCTCCGTACGACGCCGAGCTCTTCGGTCATTGGTGGTTCGAGGGGCCGTGGTTCCTCGAGGGCGTGTTCCGGAGGCTCGCCGCCGAGGGCGCGGGGGTCGTGGAGGCCGTGACCTTGGGGGGATATCTGGCGCGCCAGCCGTTCGCGGTGGTGAGCACGCCGGCGGCGTCGTCGTGGGGAGCTGGTGGGTACGGGGAGGTGTGGGTCGGCCCCGAGTCGGCGTGGACGTGGCGTCACGTGCACCACGCGACGCGGTGGGCCGCGAAGCTCGTGCGTGACCACCGCGGCGTGAACGGGTATCGCGGCCTCGCGCTCGATCAGATGGTGCGGGAGCTCTTGCTGCTCCAGTCGAGCGACTGGGCGTTCATCTTGAAGACGGGCACGGCCACGGGCTACGCCGAGGCCCGCATTCGGGCGCACACGCGCAGGCTTCGGCATCTCGGATATCTCGTGGAGAAGGCCGTGTGGGAGCCGGAGGACGTGGCCTTCGTGGACGACGTGTCGTCGCGGGATGCTTTTCTTGCGCGGCTTCCGGCGCGGGAGCTGCGCGGGGCGTTCGGGTAG
- the rplU gene encoding 50S ribosomal protein L21, which yields MYAVIKTGGKQYRVSQGDTLRVEKLAGNVGDTVKLSEVLLLGGDTIKIGAPVVAGAEVEAKITAQGRGEKIIVFKFRRRKNYRRKTGHRQPVTTLQITGIKG from the coding sequence ATGTACGCGGTCATCAAAACAGGCGGAAAGCAGTACCGGGTCTCCCAGGGCGACACGCTCCGGGTCGAGAAGCTCGCGGGCAACGTGGGCGACACCGTGAAGCTGAGCGAGGTCCTCCTCCTCGGCGGAGACACCATCAAGATCGGCGCGCCCGTCGTGGCAGGCGCCGAGGTCGAGGCGAAGATCACCGCCCAGGGCCGCGGAGAGAAGATCATCGTCTTCAAGTTCCGTCGCCGGAAGAACTACCGCCGCAAGACGGGTCACCGTCAGCCGGTCACGACCCTCCAAATCACCGGCATCAAAGGCTGA
- the rpmA gene encoding 50S ribosomal protein L27, producing the protein MAHKKGAGSTRNGRDSNAQRRGVKVYGGETVTAGSILVRQVGSTFAAGKNVGLGKDFTIFAMIDGVVKYEWRTKDQKKVSVYPVTA; encoded by the coding sequence ATGGCTCACAAAAAAGGCGCAGGAAGCACCCGCAACGGCCGCGATTCGAACGCGCAGCGCCGCGGCGTCAAGGTCTACGGCGGCGAGACGGTCACGGCGGGGAGCATCCTCGTCCGTCAGGTCGGCTCGACGTTCGCCGCCGGCAAGAACGTCGGTCTCGGCAAAGACTTCACCATCTTCGCCATGATCGACGGCGTCGTGAAGTACGAGTGGCGCACGAAAGACCAGAAGAAGGTCTCCGTGTACCCCGTCACGGCCTGA
- a CDS encoding HAD hydrolase family protein, which translates to MSGARAKKVRKSEDARPKSGKRPAAKSKRAPKSTYKLLAVDLDGTLLDHDGKPHEEDVRAIQALMESGIPVAIITGRLYSGTRPTAEIVGIRGPVACADGSHVVRVETDETLVHHGIRGQSAKKLRDAVVRNELATFLFAEDAIVYDGAGEAYLPYLRTWSSDMRRAASIVDDPMWKAATGLTAVVALGPEAAICAAVDDIHKGCRDKAQVSAFPVKRVPGNWGLIARASAGTKGTALEWLAEHHGCTLAETVTVGDWLNDVPMFAVSGRAFAMGQAPDVVKQVATDVLEETSDGGGGIARVVAECFGVSW; encoded by the coding sequence ATGTCGGGGGCGAGAGCGAAGAAGGTTCGAAAGTCCGAGGATGCGCGCCCCAAGTCGGGCAAGCGCCCCGCGGCGAAGTCGAAACGCGCGCCGAAGAGCACCTACAAGCTGCTCGCGGTCGACCTCGACGGGACGCTGCTCGACCACGATGGAAAGCCGCACGAAGAAGACGTGCGCGCCATCCAGGCCCTGATGGAGTCGGGGATCCCCGTCGCCATCATCACCGGCCGCCTCTACTCGGGCACGCGCCCCACGGCCGAAATCGTGGGCATTCGTGGGCCCGTGGCCTGCGCCGACGGCAGCCACGTGGTGCGCGTCGAGACCGACGAGACCTTGGTGCATCACGGCATCCGCGGACAGAGCGCGAAAAAGCTCCGCGACGCGGTCGTGCGCAACGAGCTCGCCACGTTCCTCTTCGCCGAGGACGCGATCGTCTACGACGGCGCGGGCGAGGCGTATCTCCCCTACCTTCGCACGTGGTCGAGCGACATGCGGCGCGCCGCGAGCATCGTCGACGACCCGATGTGGAAGGCCGCGACGGGCCTCACCGCGGTCGTCGCGCTCGGGCCGGAGGCCGCCATTTGCGCCGCGGTCGACGACATCCACAAGGGCTGCCGCGACAAGGCGCAGGTCTCGGCGTTCCCCGTGAAGCGCGTGCCCGGGAACTGGGGCCTCATCGCGCGCGCCTCGGCCGGCACGAAGGGCACGGCGCTCGAGTGGCTCGCCGAGCACCACGGTTGCACCCTCGCCGAGACGGTCACCGTCGGTGACTGGCTGAACGACGTGCCCATGTTCGCCGTGAGCGGCCGCGCGTTCGCGATGGGCCAAGCTCCCGACGTCGTGAAGCAGGTCGCGACCGACGTGCTCGAAGAGACGAGCGACGGAGGTGGCGGCATCGCCAGGGTCGTCGCCGAGTGCTTCGGCGTGTCCTGGTAG
- a CDS encoding universal stress protein, whose amino-acid sequence MVSQAPPRPLTVVVGIDFSELSDQALKVAKNFADRWSPAVIHAVHVVPQLEIDSPIPALRNEVAKEGLERLQEYLKERGYADIVQARAVVGAASAVLPEVARTVHADLIVVGTHGRKGLARLVMGSVAETVMREAPCSVLVVRERELSPEELIQPARPGQDVHEHHARARTHHESPNAASSGYGMGALTFRG is encoded by the coding sequence ATGGTATCGCAAGCGCCGCCGCGCCCGCTCACTGTCGTCGTCGGAATCGACTTCTCGGAGCTCTCCGACCAAGCGCTCAAGGTCGCCAAGAACTTCGCCGATCGCTGGTCTCCGGCCGTCATTCACGCGGTCCACGTGGTCCCGCAGCTCGAGATCGACAGCCCCATTCCTGCGCTCCGCAACGAAGTGGCGAAAGAGGGGCTCGAGCGTCTCCAGGAGTACTTGAAGGAGCGTGGGTACGCCGACATCGTGCAGGCTCGCGCCGTCGTCGGTGCGGCCTCCGCCGTGCTGCCCGAGGTCGCCCGCACCGTGCACGCCGATCTCATCGTGGTCGGAACCCACGGGCGCAAAGGCCTCGCTCGCCTCGTCATGGGCAGCGTCGCCGAGACCGTCATGCGCGAGGCGCCGTGCTCGGTGCTCGTCGTCCGCGAGCGGGAGCTCTCCCCCGAGGAGCTCATTCAGCCCGCGCGCCCCGGCCAAGACGTGCACGAGCACCACGCTCGCGCCCGCACGCACCACGAGTCGCCCAACGCGGCCTCGTCGGGCTACGGCATGGGCGCCCTCACGTTCCGCGGCTGA
- a CDS encoding universal stress protein — protein MTDTNATSQPTRILVATDFSSVSDAALVSASGMAKHYGARLGVSHVAPGVGAIHPAFPSLAKREIVELGEIERRATEAVLSHTKQVIGLGEKDLDVLVAATTGRNEAETISEQAKDYKADLVVVGSHGRTGLSRAWLGSVAEKVVRTAPCDVLVARPVKDKSGPVLASVDLGESSGAVLRAAAREAAHRKVDLIALFALDAPNDVLPYGMLGPFGIYVAPPDPQGHDELREAAEKTLRAAMEAADVRAQVTIVDGRATQEIVTLAENKGASLIVCATHGRKGISRLALGSVAEAVVRHSPCSVLVVRS, from the coding sequence ATGACCGACACGAACGCCACGAGCCAACCGACGCGCATCCTCGTCGCCACCGACTTCTCGAGTGTGTCGGACGCCGCGTTGGTGTCGGCCTCGGGCATGGCGAAACACTACGGAGCGCGTCTCGGCGTGAGCCACGTCGCGCCCGGCGTGGGCGCCATTCACCCGGCCTTCCCCTCGCTCGCCAAACGCGAGATCGTCGAGCTCGGCGAGATCGAGCGGCGCGCCACCGAGGCCGTCCTCTCGCACACGAAGCAGGTCATCGGCCTCGGCGAAAAAGACCTCGACGTGCTCGTCGCGGCCACCACCGGCCGCAACGAGGCCGAGACGATCTCGGAGCAAGCCAAAGACTACAAGGCCGACCTCGTGGTCGTCGGCAGCCACGGCCGCACCGGCCTCTCGCGCGCGTGGCTCGGGAGCGTGGCCGAGAAGGTCGTGCGCACCGCCCCGTGCGACGTGCTCGTCGCGCGCCCCGTGAAAGACAAGAGCGGCCCCGTGCTCGCCTCGGTCGACCTCGGAGAGTCGTCGGGAGCCGTGCTGCGAGCAGCCGCGCGTGAGGCCGCGCACCGCAAGGTCGACCTCATCGCCCTCTTCGCGCTCGACGCTCCGAACGACGTCTTGCCCTACGGCATGCTCGGCCCGTTCGGGATCTACGTGGCCCCGCCCGACCCGCAGGGCCACGACGAGCTCCGCGAGGCCGCCGAGAAGACCCTCCGCGCCGCCATGGAAGCCGCCGACGTGCGCGCCCAGGTGACCATCGTCGACGGCCGCGCCACCCAGGAGATCGTCACCCTCGCCGAGAACAAAGGCGCGTCGCTCATCGTCTGCGCGACGCACGGCCGCAAGGGCATCTCTCGCCTCGCCCTCGGCAGCGTGGCCGAGGCCGTCGTGCGGCACTCGCCGTGCTCGGTCCTGGTCGTCCGTAGCTGA
- a CDS encoding ferrous iron transport protein A encodes MASPENASSAEPKALSRVALGVPVLVVDVRMDPVDAAWLSAVGLTTGVTLTVLRRAPFGGPLHVATSLGGELALGPQLCDGIFVEATS; translated from the coding sequence ATGGCAAGCCCGGAGAACGCGTCGTCCGCCGAGCCCAAGGCCCTCTCGCGGGTCGCGCTCGGCGTGCCCGTGCTCGTGGTCGACGTGCGCATGGACCCGGTCGACGCCGCGTGGCTCTCGGCCGTCGGCCTCACCACGGGGGTCACGCTCACGGTGCTCCGGCGGGCCCCGTTCGGGGGTCCGCTCCACGTGGCCACCTCCCTCGGGGGAGAGCTCGCCCTCGGTCCGCAGCTCTGCGACGGCATCTTCGTCGAGGCCACGTCGTGA
- a CDS encoding ferrous iron transporter B — protein MSATPEANCHGSESAPRADVAPGTREIALVGRPNSGKSSLYNTLTEGHAHVGNFPGITVDVIEAEATLPGGLKALVFDLPGTYTVRASVDPETDEGVARTFVEGRLERPGFAVAQVIDGTQLGLGLRLTREIAEAGWPLYVLVTQSDVLASDGKRVDEKRLEDELGVPVALVSAREKPSKDKILSLFATREPRPCRADFDPARLAAEVESRLDTKADEGTQGPSFTRRLDATLLHPVVGPFAFVGIMAVLFAAVFLVADPATSAMDAVIGFLRAKLVAALGEGLLSSFLSDGLLGGAGTVLAFMPQIVLLSIALDLLEASGYLARGAFIVDRVLRFLGLSGRSFLPLLMGHACAVPAIASTRIVRDPKERLTTILVLPLMTCSARLPTYALLLSTFFAGKGAFFRAATFLGLYALGVGLGLVASRVLRRTATKGRSLPLVLEMPRYRMPEARVVLGKASRTAKRFVRDVGTTIVIATTILWALLKVPAPEALRSPEATTAIERSVGATIGHALEPVTRPAGFDWRIDVGLIGSFGARELMVGTLGVIFGLEDVDDDTAPLSEKLRDAKKPDGTPLYGVPNALALLVFFVVACQCTSTVAAIRRETKSLKWPAFVLVYTYGAAYVLAVIVYQVARALGA, from the coding sequence GTGAGCGCCACGCCCGAGGCCAACTGCCACGGCAGCGAGAGCGCCCCTCGCGCCGACGTCGCGCCCGGCACGCGAGAGATCGCGCTCGTCGGCCGGCCCAACTCGGGCAAGAGCTCGCTCTACAACACCCTCACGGAGGGCCACGCGCACGTCGGGAATTTCCCCGGGATCACCGTCGACGTGATCGAGGCCGAGGCCACGCTGCCCGGTGGCCTGAAGGCCCTCGTCTTCGATCTCCCCGGCACGTACACCGTACGCGCCTCGGTCGACCCCGAGACCGACGAGGGCGTCGCGCGCACCTTCGTCGAGGGACGCCTCGAGCGCCCGGGCTTCGCGGTGGCCCAGGTCATCGACGGCACGCAGCTCGGGCTCGGCCTCCGGCTCACGCGCGAGATCGCCGAAGCGGGCTGGCCGCTCTACGTGCTCGTCACCCAGTCCGACGTGCTCGCGAGCGACGGGAAGCGCGTGGACGAAAAGCGCCTCGAGGACGAGCTCGGCGTGCCCGTGGCGCTCGTAAGCGCACGCGAAAAACCGAGCAAAGACAAGATCTTGTCGCTCTTCGCCACGCGCGAGCCGCGCCCCTGCCGGGCCGACTTCGATCCGGCGCGTTTGGCCGCCGAGGTCGAGTCACGCCTCGACACGAAGGCCGACGAGGGCACGCAGGGCCCGTCGTTCACGCGCCGCCTCGACGCGACGTTGCTCCATCCCGTCGTGGGGCCGTTCGCGTTCGTGGGCATCATGGCGGTGCTCTTCGCGGCCGTGTTCCTCGTCGCCGATCCTGCCACGAGCGCCATGGACGCGGTCATCGGGTTCTTGCGAGCGAAGCTCGTCGCGGCCCTGGGCGAAGGGCTGCTCTCGTCGTTCCTGTCGGACGGGCTCCTCGGCGGCGCGGGCACCGTGCTCGCGTTCATGCCGCAGATCGTGCTGCTGTCGATCGCGCTCGATCTGCTCGAGGCGAGCGGCTACCTCGCGCGCGGCGCGTTCATCGTCGACCGGGTGCTCCGGTTCCTCGGGCTCTCGGGGCGCTCGTTCTTGCCGCTCCTCATGGGCCACGCGTGCGCGGTGCCGGCCATCGCGTCGACGCGCATCGTGCGTGATCCGAAGGAGCGCCTGACCACGATCCTCGTCCTGCCGCTCATGACGTGCTCGGCGAGGCTGCCGACGTACGCGCTGCTCCTGTCGACGTTCTTCGCCGGCAAGGGGGCGTTCTTCCGCGCGGCCACGTTCCTCGGGCTCTACGCGCTCGGGGTCGGGCTCGGGCTCGTCGCCTCGCGTGTCCTTCGGCGAACGGCCACGAAGGGGCGCTCTCTCCCGCTCGTGCTCGAGATGCCGCGTTATCGCATGCCCGAGGCGCGCGTCGTGCTCGGCAAGGCGAGCCGCACGGCCAAGCGCTTCGTGCGCGACGTGGGCACCACGATCGTGATCGCGACCACCATCCTCTGGGCGCTCCTGAAGGTGCCCGCGCCCGAGGCGCTGCGCTCGCCCGAGGCCACGACGGCCATCGAGCGCTCGGTGGGCGCCACGATCGGCCACGCGCTCGAGCCCGTCACGCGCCCCGCGGGCTTCGACTGGCGCATCGACGTGGGCCTCATCGGCTCGTTCGGCGCGCGCGAGCTCATGGTGGGCACGCTGGGCGTCATCTTCGGCCTCGAGGACGTGGACGACGACACGGCTCCCCTCTCCGAGAAGCTCCGCGACGCCAAGAAGCCCGACGGCACGCCGCTCTACGGCGTCCCCAACGCCCTCGCGCTCCTCGTCTTCTTCGTCGTGGCGTGCCAGTGCACGAGCACCGTCGCCGCCATTCGCCGCGAGACAAAGAGCCTCAAATGGCCCGCTTTCGTGCTCGTGTACACCTACGGCGCGGCCTACGTGCTCGCGGTGATCGTGTACCAGGTGGCGCGCGCCTTGGGCGCGTAG
- a CDS encoding HAMP domain-containing histidine kinase yields the protein MLGSRGPGLRLQIVLSLAGVLLLSYVPLFFAIAGVTQATLLASRERAARSLGRTVAAHVVHAADLSHGSDLADVVAADVGDGGARAVAVFDLSGARVAAAGEPEELGRITPPRPPFLESARAAHGAKGRVFEVVLPADARVVVVRVPTDEESVNAGPLVRVVALYMLVFAAFLLTFAYFVLTRVLVRPIEELSGAADKVARGARELEVPKRGAREIVELGQSVDAMTTRLLEDERTLRAKVDELVRTTKHLTEAREQLARSERLASVGRLSAGLAHEIGNPLAAVLAMLDLVDDPDVPEDERRDFVRRMKKETERIHGILRDLLDFSRPEAPLSEDGPKASDVRSVLGDVTALGAPQKEFRDVSLETDVPDELPFVAMPGPRLTQVLLNLVLNAGQAMSTKAGGARRVVVRARASEGNVRIDVEDTGPGVPEGMRDTVFEPFVTTKDVGEGTGLGLAVCRGLVESAGGTISLDTSYTAGARFTVTLPEGKPEDALSGRESRAIKLRSS from the coding sequence GTGCTCGGCTCGCGTGGCCCAGGGTTGCGGCTCCAGATCGTGCTCTCGCTCGCGGGGGTGCTCCTGCTCTCGTACGTGCCGCTCTTCTTCGCGATCGCGGGCGTGACGCAGGCCACGTTGCTCGCGTCGCGCGAGCGGGCGGCGCGCTCTTTGGGGCGCACGGTGGCGGCGCACGTGGTCCACGCCGCCGATCTCTCGCACGGGAGCGATCTCGCGGACGTGGTCGCGGCCGACGTGGGCGATGGCGGCGCGCGGGCGGTCGCCGTGTTCGATCTCTCGGGCGCGCGTGTGGCCGCGGCGGGCGAGCCCGAAGAGCTCGGGCGCATCACGCCGCCCAGGCCGCCTTTTCTCGAGTCGGCGAGGGCCGCGCACGGTGCGAAGGGCCGCGTCTTCGAGGTGGTGCTGCCCGCCGATGCGCGCGTGGTCGTGGTGCGTGTGCCCACGGACGAAGAGTCGGTCAACGCCGGGCCGCTCGTGCGGGTCGTTGCACTTTACATGCTCGTGTTCGCGGCGTTCTTGCTCACGTTCGCGTACTTCGTGCTCACGCGCGTGCTCGTGAGGCCCATCGAGGAGCTCTCGGGCGCGGCCGACAAGGTGGCGCGGGGCGCGCGCGAGCTCGAGGTGCCGAAGCGAGGCGCGCGCGAGATCGTCGAGCTCGGGCAGTCGGTCGACGCGATGACCACGCGCCTCCTCGAGGACGAGCGCACCCTCCGCGCCAAGGTCGACGAGCTCGTGCGCACGACGAAGCACCTCACCGAGGCGCGTGAGCAGCTCGCCCGGAGCGAACGGCTCGCCAGCGTGGGTCGGCTCTCGGCCGGGCTCGCGCACGAGATCGGAAACCCCCTCGCCGCCGTGCTCGCCATGCTCGACCTCGTCGACGACCCCGACGTGCCCGAGGACGAGCGCCGCGATTTCGTCCGGAGGATGAAGAAGGAGACCGAGCGCATCCACGGCATCTTGCGAGATTTGCTCGACTTTTCGCGCCCCGAAGCCCCCCTCTCGGAGGACGGCCCCAAGGCCTCCGACGTGCGCTCCGTGCTCGGGGACGTGACGGCGCTCGGCGCGCCGCAGAAGGAGTTCCGCGACGTCTCGCTCGAGACCGACGTGCCCGACGAGCTCCCCTTCGTGGCGATGCCCGGCCCCCGCCTCACGCAGGTGCTCTTGAACCTGGTGCTCAACGCGGGCCAGGCCATGAGCACGAAGGCCGGCGGAGCGCGGCGCGTCGTCGTGCGCGCGAGGGCCTCCGAGGGCAACGTGCGCATCGACGTGGAGGACACGGGCCCCGGCGTGCCCGAGGGCATGCGCGACACTGTGTTCGAGCCCTTCGTCACCACGAAAGACGTGGGCGAGGGCACGGGGCTCGGGCTCGCCGTGTGCCGCGGGCTCGTCGAGTCGGCCGGCGGGACCATCTCGCTCGACACGAGCTACACGGCCGGCGCGAGGTTCACCGTGACGCTCCCCGAGGGCAAACCCGAGGACGCGCTCTCGGGCCGCGAGAGCCGCGCGATCAAGCTACGAAGCTCGTGA